Proteins found in one Candidatus Zixiibacteriota bacterium genomic segment:
- a CDS encoding glycosyltransferase family 9 protein, translated as MPEIDLQSGDRLLICRTDRLGDLVLALPFVETLKARYPDCPVDVMASLYASPILENNPGIDRIVRVQNDQLVSSRNYRKELEQRVKKGNYKAAVLLYPERQISRLLYRMGVPVRIGTAGRFHSVFFTHRLLHSRKSNKKHEAEYNLDFLEYFRPGRTITHPTVYPTAKELKNARRILEMRGIDTPFMVIHPGSGGSAERWPMRRFLELYAALNRRGHTVVITGSDSEGKAVRELAVEMGIAIKELTGQTDLRTLAAVLSLASTVIANSTGPLHLAVAVGTRVVGLYPGRQIMSPVRWGPIGEGHRVMQPESDPCRCPAGQCRCMETITAEQVAEAAGAVYDGAVRK; from the coding sequence ATGCCGGAGATTGATTTACAATCAGGCGATCGACTGCTGATCTGCCGCACCGATCGCCTCGGCGACCTGGTCCTTGCGTTGCCGTTTGTCGAAACGCTGAAGGCGCGCTACCCGGACTGCCCGGTTGACGTAATGGCGTCGCTGTATGCATCGCCCATCCTCGAAAACAACCCCGGCATCGATCGAATCGTGCGAGTCCAGAACGATCAACTCGTTTCCAGCCGCAACTACCGCAAGGAACTGGAGCAGCGGGTCAAGAAGGGAAACTACAAGGCGGCGGTACTGCTCTATCCGGAGCGGCAGATCAGTCGCCTGCTCTATCGCATGGGCGTACCGGTGCGGATTGGCACCGCAGGTCGGTTTCATTCGGTGTTTTTCACACATCGGCTGCTGCATAGCCGCAAGTCGAACAAGAAGCACGAAGCGGAATACAATCTCGACTTCCTGGAGTATTTCCGTCCAGGGCGGACGATCACTCATCCTACGGTCTACCCGACCGCCAAGGAATTGAAGAATGCGCGGCGGATACTCGAGATGCGGGGAATAGACACGCCGTTCATGGTCATTCATCCGGGCTCGGGCGGCTCAGCCGAACGCTGGCCGATGCGCCGTTTCCTCGAGCTATACGCCGCCCTGAACCGGAGAGGGCACACGGTTGTTATCACAGGATCGGACAGCGAGGGAAAAGCGGTACGGGAGTTGGCTGTTGAGATGGGCATCGCGATCAAAGAGTTGACCGGTCAAACCGATCTTAGGACCTTAGCGGCCGTTCTCTCGCTGGCGTCGACAGTGATTGCGAATTCCACCGGGCCGCTCCACCTGGCTGTAGCGGTGGGTACTCGGGTGGTGGGGCTTTATCCCGGTCGGCAAATCATGTCGCCGGTGCGCTGGGGGCCGATCGGCGAGGGGCATCGGGTGATGCAGCCGGAATCCGATCCCTGCCGCTGCCCCGCCGGCCAGTGCCGCTGCATGGAGACGATTACAGCCGAGCAGGTAGCTGAGGCTGCTGGAGCAGTTTATGACGGTGCCGTCAGAAAGTAA
- a CDS encoding glycosyltransferase family 2 protein: MKKLSVVIIARNEEANISRCLESVQWADEIIVGDSGSDDRTVPIAQSYSAKIVTYVWRGFGPAKQIVTDHAEGEWILSIDADEEVTSDLADEIRAAIADSGGIVGFRLPRRTQFLGRWIAHGGWYPDLVLRLYRRGRGRFTDAHVHEEVLVDGPTGCLGHDLLHYSYPNLDVYLDKLNKYTTLAAEDALRRGQTAGPARIIFNPLAKFLKQYILRAGFLDGREGLLLAVLSAGYVMTKYAKLWDLRRGRIRSRSKSDAGD; this comes from the coding sequence ATGAAAAAGCTTTCGGTGGTGATAATCGCCCGCAATGAAGAGGCCAATATCTCGCGGTGTCTCGAGTCCGTGCAGTGGGCCGACGAGATCATTGTTGGCGATTCCGGCTCAGACGACCGAACTGTGCCTATCGCTCAAAGCTACAGCGCGAAGATTGTCACGTATGTCTGGCGCGGCTTTGGTCCGGCCAAACAGATAGTAACCGATCACGCCGAGGGTGAGTGGATTCTCTCTATCGACGCCGACGAGGAGGTCACTTCGGACCTGGCGGACGAAATCAGGGCGGCGATTGCCGACTCCGGAGGCATCGTGGGGTTCCGGCTGCCGCGGCGCACGCAGTTTCTTGGCCGATGGATCGCCCACGGCGGCTGGTATCCGGACCTGGTTTTACGCCTCTATCGTCGTGGCCGTGGTCGTTTCACCGACGCGCATGTCCATGAGGAGGTGCTGGTAGATGGTCCTACGGGATGCCTCGGACATGATCTGCTGCACTACAGCTATCCAAATCTCGATGTATATCTCGATAAGCTCAACAAGTACACGACACTCGCCGCAGAGGACGCGCTGCGAAGAGGTCAGACCGCCGGTCCGGCGCGGATCATTTTCAACCCGCTTGCCAAGTTCCTTAAACAGTATATACTGAGAGCCGGGTTTCTCGACGGTCGTGAGGGGCTGCTGTTGGCGGTGCTCTCGGCCGGTTATGTGATGACCAAATACGCGAAGCTCTGGGACCTGCGGCGAGGAAGGATTCGGAGTCGGAGTAAATCTGATGCCGGAGATTGA
- a CDS encoding glycosyltransferase family 9 protein codes for MSLLNWLEHRTKDAVFGLCRLFFRKGRTPAPAIDGARISKVLFLRPEKIGDMVISLPVFDALRTRYPHIRISVLASPRNVALIRNDSRFERIFIYRKWQWEDFRQLAAVRREHFDCVIDMIDNDSVTALFFSQLAGKRSVRIGVGKTRHAIFYDYNHIHSDGIGEHIVDNTLKLLAPFGINGSTVSGFAPPFMTAEARAKAEAAVAIDPPGTLRFGFNLSAGKPNRIWPREKVIALCRALISWKADSRIVLISMPSDRRNAEEVAAEAGDRVRLAPAGMGLIEVSALIARLDLLISPDTSLIHIARSFQIPVVGLYNRAAKNFRRWQPYRQPDGAVVGADDDTIADISVDRVFERVKQVLARMKAGQE; via the coding sequence GTGAGCTTGCTTAACTGGCTGGAACATCGTACCAAAGACGCCGTGTTCGGATTGTGCCGGCTATTCTTTCGCAAGGGGCGCACCCCGGCGCCGGCTATCGATGGTGCGCGCATATCCAAAGTACTGTTCCTCCGCCCTGAGAAAATCGGCGACATGGTGATCTCGCTGCCCGTGTTCGATGCTCTCCGAACGCGATACCCTCACATCCGCATATCCGTGCTGGCATCCCCGCGTAATGTAGCTCTCATAAGGAACGATTCGCGCTTCGAACGAATCTTCATATACAGAAAATGGCAATGGGAGGACTTTCGGCAACTGGCCGCAGTTCGCAGGGAGCATTTCGACTGTGTGATCGACATGATCGACAATGACTCGGTAACAGCGCTCTTTTTTTCGCAGCTTGCGGGCAAGCGGTCGGTGAGGATCGGAGTCGGCAAAACGCGCCACGCTATCTTCTATGACTACAACCATATTCACTCTGACGGAATCGGCGAGCATATAGTCGACAACACGTTGAAGCTGCTGGCGCCGTTCGGCATCAACGGGTCGACAGTGTCCGGTTTCGCGCCGCCGTTCATGACGGCTGAGGCGCGCGCTAAGGCCGAAGCCGCCGTGGCGATCGACCCGCCCGGAACGCTCAGATTCGGCTTTAACCTCTCAGCGGGCAAACCGAATCGCATCTGGCCGCGGGAAAAGGTCATCGCGCTCTGTCGTGCTTTGATCTCATGGAAAGCCGATAGCCGCATCGTCCTGATATCCATGCCTTCGGATCGAAGAAACGCCGAAGAAGTGGCGGCTGAGGCAGGTGATCGTGTGCGCCTTGCTCCCGCCGGCATGGGCCTGATCGAGGTGAGCGCCCTGATTGCGCGGCTTGATCTGCTGATCTCGCCGGATACGTCGCTGATTCATATCGCGCGCAGCTTTCAGATTCCGGTGGTCGGTCTTTACAATCGAGCAGCCAAGAATTTCCGTCGCTGGCAGCCATATCGCCAGCCGGACGGCGCGGTGGTCGGCGCCGATGATGACACTATCGCCGATATCAGCGTTGACCGAGTGTTCGAGCGGGTGAAACAGGTGCTCGCGCGAATGAAGGCGGGGCAAGAATGA
- a CDS encoding glycosyltransferase family 4 protein, with the protein MNLLFLDSVDARTFGGYENWILLTARHFLERGHRATVVGRPGAEYLRRASLLSDKIEVVELPIAGDFNPATIVRMRRLLQDRRIDLLTVNFNKDVRLGGLAARWYGRTKVCWRMGLDVTRNGWAHRYLSPRLVDGVMVCSHALKRQVTRHGYLSDAMVEVVHIGIEDRVFERPNPPAAAALRQKYRLDADSLVAVTVGRFVDQKGHIYLVEAAPEIVRRVPSAVFLLLGDGHLETLLRTRIAQLGLDNRFIFGGMLDNIDVELAGADLMIHPAVEEPASFAIVEGMRAGLPTVASRVGGIPEELTDGKSALLVPPCDSSQLAEAVIKMLLSAELRAKYSQATQQRWREEFRLSTMMRKVETYFGKLLER; encoded by the coding sequence ATGAACCTGCTCTTTCTCGATTCGGTCGACGCGCGGACTTTCGGGGGATACGAAAACTGGATTCTGCTAACGGCGCGCCACTTTCTGGAGCGCGGTCACCGGGCGACCGTGGTAGGGCGTCCAGGCGCCGAGTATCTCCGACGGGCCTCGTTACTCTCAGACAAAATCGAAGTGGTCGAGTTGCCAATTGCCGGGGATTTTAACCCAGCGACAATCGTCCGTATGAGGCGCCTTCTCCAGGATCGGCGGATCGATCTTCTGACGGTGAATTTCAACAAGGACGTCCGCCTCGGCGGGTTGGCCGCGCGCTGGTACGGTCGAACAAAAGTCTGCTGGCGAATGGGGCTTGACGTAACTCGCAATGGGTGGGCGCACCGATATTTGTCGCCCCGGCTTGTTGATGGCGTCATGGTATGCTCGCACGCCCTCAAACGACAGGTGACACGGCATGGCTATCTGTCTGATGCCATGGTGGAAGTGGTTCATATCGGTATCGAAGACCGAGTTTTTGAGAGACCGAACCCGCCCGCCGCTGCTGCGCTCAGACAGAAATATCGGCTGGATGCTGACAGCCTGGTCGCCGTAACGGTCGGACGATTCGTCGATCAGAAAGGACATATCTATCTGGTAGAGGCGGCCCCGGAGATTGTTAGACGGGTGCCTTCGGCGGTTTTTCTCTTGCTCGGCGATGGTCACCTCGAGACTTTGCTGCGCACGCGAATCGCTCAGCTTGGCTTGGATAACCGCTTTATATTCGGCGGCATGCTGGATAACATCGACGTTGAGCTAGCCGGCGCCGATTTAATGATCCACCCCGCCGTGGAAGAACCGGCGTCCTTTGCCATAGTCGAAGGTATGAGGGCCGGGTTGCCCACCGTGGCCAGCCGGGTGGGTGGTATTCCGGAAGAGCTGACAGACGGTAAAAGCGCACTCCTGGTGCCGCCGTGCGATTCGAGTCAATTAGCCGAGGCAGTAATCAAGATGCTCTTGTCGGCCGAATTGCGAGCTAAGTACAGTCAAGCGACTCAGCAGCGCTGGCGCGAGGAGTTCCGTCTTAGCACCATGATGCGCAAGGTGGAGACATACTTCGGAAAGTTGTTGGAACGGTAG
- a CDS encoding ABC transporter ATP-binding protein — protein MNLYSRTFSFLKPFWKQLVTASSSAAMYSLLTGLMLWMIGPLLMTLFQVESGPLFESGPVETQPAPLTLTEPVAPGPIAPEIAQGWIYHLKDALKGWIDQAVQGDSHASTLANFCVLILIVALIKNIFYYIQAYYMVWVQQSVMRSFRDRLFAKYQRLSLAYFHSRRTGQIISRVTNDVAVLNESIDIGFNQFVSDAVLTLVLAISLVILSWELTLMAAVVLPAVFGFIWFIGRKMRKYSERAQRKMADVNSVLEEAISNVRIVKAFSMEDFESKKFFRTTFDYFRALVRMRRIRHLSSPINDLLATIAGIVILYFAGTRIVQGTGALDAGDFITFVLVMFAMIKPVKSLSQIHVKIQEGMAASERIFGVLDAPEDVSEKVNARTLDHFSGSIRYDNVSFSYKGTSEVLSDVSLEVRRGEVIAVVGPSGAGKSTLLDLLPRFYDPQKGAISIDRVDIRDLSLRSLRGLMGIVTQETYLFNDTVHSNIAYGQNGIAPGKVEEAARMANAHEFISALEHGYDTLVGNRGVKLSGGQRQRVAIARALLRNPQILIFDEATSALDTESEAQVQEAIDRLMASRTVLVIAHRLSTVKNADRIIVLDKGRIVESGTHDELMSRDGLYNRLYLMQFRDWG, from the coding sequence ATGAACCTCTATTCGCGGACATTTTCGTTTCTCAAGCCGTTCTGGAAGCAGTTGGTGACAGCGTCGAGTTCTGCCGCCATGTACTCGCTCCTGACCGGGCTTATGCTCTGGATGATCGGCCCGCTGCTGATGACGCTTTTCCAGGTTGAGTCTGGTCCGCTGTTCGAGTCCGGACCGGTAGAAACGCAGCCCGCCCCCCTGACACTTACGGAGCCGGTCGCTCCCGGTCCGATCGCCCCCGAAATCGCCCAGGGCTGGATCTACCACCTGAAAGACGCCCTCAAGGGGTGGATCGATCAGGCAGTCCAGGGAGATTCGCACGCCTCGACCCTGGCCAACTTCTGCGTGCTCATCCTCATAGTCGCTCTGATCAAAAACATCTTCTACTACATCCAGGCCTACTACATGGTTTGGGTTCAGCAGTCGGTCATGCGAAGTTTTCGTGACCGGCTGTTCGCCAAGTACCAGCGGCTGTCGCTTGCCTATTTTCATTCCAGGCGCACCGGTCAGATCATTTCGCGGGTTACCAATGATGTCGCCGTGCTGAACGAATCGATTGACATCGGCTTCAACCAGTTCGTCTCCGATGCCGTTCTGACTCTGGTGCTGGCGATTTCGCTGGTGATTCTGAGCTGGGAATTGACCCTGATGGCCGCGGTGGTGCTGCCGGCGGTGTTCGGATTCATCTGGTTTATAGGCCGCAAGATGCGCAAGTATTCCGAGCGGGCGCAGCGCAAGATGGCCGATGTCAACTCGGTGCTCGAGGAAGCGATCAGCAACGTGCGCATTGTCAAGGCGTTCTCGATGGAAGATTTCGAATCGAAGAAGTTCTTTCGCACGACCTTCGATTACTTCCGTGCCCTGGTGCGTATGCGTCGTATCCGTCACCTGTCGTCGCCGATAAACGATCTGCTGGCCACGATCGCCGGAATAGTCATCCTCTACTTTGCGGGCACACGGATAGTCCAGGGTACGGGGGCGCTGGACGCCGGCGACTTTATTACTTTTGTGCTGGTCATGTTTGCCATGATCAAACCGGTGAAATCGCTCTCCCAGATTCACGTAAAAATACAGGAGGGGATGGCGGCATCGGAGAGGATTTTCGGCGTGCTCGATGCGCCGGAAGATGTCAGCGAGAAAGTCAATGCCCGAACCCTCGATCATTTCAGCGGTTCGATCCGTTACGACAATGTGTCCTTCTCCTACAAGGGTACGAGCGAAGTCCTGAGCGATGTTTCGCTCGAGGTCAGGCGGGGCGAGGTTATCGCCGTAGTGGGTCCGTCGGGTGCGGGCAAATCGACCCTGCTCGACCTGCTGCCGCGATTCTACGATCCGCAGAAAGGGGCTATCAGCATCGATCGTGTCGATATTCGCGACCTGTCGCTTAGATCACTTCGCGGCCTGATGGGCATTGTCACCCAGGAGACGTACCTTTTTAACGATACCGTGCACAGCAACATCGCTTATGGCCAAAACGGTATCGCGCCGGGAAAAGTCGAAGAGGCGGCGCGGATGGCCAACGCGCACGAGTTCATCTCGGCGCTGGAGCACGGCTATGATACGCTGGTCGGCAACCGGGGGGTGAAGCTCTCCGGGGGACAGCGGCAGCGGGTGGCAATCGCCCGCGCGCTTCTGCGTAATCCGCAGATATTGATATTCGACGAGGCAACATCGGCGCTGGACACCGAATCGGAAGCGCAGGTACAGGAGGCGATCGACCGGTTGATGGCCAGTCGCACAGTTCTGGTGATCGCGCACCGTTTATCCACGGTCAAGAATGCCGACCGCATCATAGTGCTGGACAAAGGGCGGATAGTCGAGTCCGGGACTCATGACGAGCTGATGTCCCGTGATGGTCTGTATAACCGGCTTTATCTGATGCAGTTCAGGGACTGGGGATGA
- a CDS encoding site-2 protease family protein, producing MFEQDLIHRAIIYGPVILFSLTLHEFFHAWTAMKFGDPTAARLGRLTLNPLAHLDLMGTIVMVASGFRFGWAKPVPVNPLNLRNPRVADIWISAAGPLSNLALALLCGLIFRVTDAPEVVQRLLMAGVVINVTLAFFNMIPLFPLDGSHVLRNLLPREMAAGYERFEQFAPWLLLIVVVSGLFWRVLGPVVGAVVRFLLGI from the coding sequence TTGTTCGAACAAGATCTGATTCATCGAGCTATTATATACGGGCCGGTCATTCTGTTCTCCCTGACTCTGCACGAATTCTTTCATGCCTGGACGGCGATGAAATTTGGTGACCCGACCGCGGCGCGCCTGGGGCGTTTGACACTCAATCCGCTGGCCCATCTGGACCTGATGGGTACGATAGTGATGGTGGCATCAGGTTTTCGTTTCGGCTGGGCCAAGCCGGTGCCGGTCAACCCGCTGAATCTTCGCAATCCCAGGGTCGCCGATATCTGGATTTCCGCCGCCGGGCCGCTCTCCAATCTCGCGCTTGCGCTTCTGTGCGGTTTGATATTTCGAGTGACCGACGCCCCCGAAGTGGTTCAACGTCTTCTCATGGCCGGGGTGGTTATCAACGTCACGCTGGCGTTTTTCAATATGATTCCGCTGTTCCCTCTCGACGGTTCCCACGTTCTCCGCAACCTCCTGCCACGCGAGATGGCAGCCGGGTATGAGCGTTTCGAGCAGTTCGCCCCATGGCTGCTCTTGATTGTCGTAGTCAGCGGCTTATTCTGGCGGGTGCTTGGACCGGTGGTGGGTGCCGTGGTAAGGTTCTTGCTCGGAATCTGA
- a CDS encoding DNA-3-methyladenine glycosylase, with protein sequence MNRKLPRSFYNRPTLQVARELLGKIISYRSRRGMLSGRIVEVEAYIGEDDPACHAAPGPTKRNQIMYGKAGFSYIYFIYGMYYCFNVVTERAGFPAAVLVRAAEPLNGIHIMREHSPRSRPSAILSGPGKFCRSFGLTTRQSGVDLTGPELFLCDDGSDAGEIIVTRRIGINKGDTLPYRFFVAGSEAVSGPRELRHSPIPTGKF encoded by the coding sequence TTGAACAGGAAGCTTCCCCGGTCTTTCTATAATCGGCCCACTCTGCAGGTGGCCCGCGAACTGCTTGGCAAGATCATCTCCTATCGTTCCCGACGGGGGATGCTTTCGGGGCGCATTGTCGAGGTCGAGGCGTATATCGGCGAGGACGACCCCGCCTGCCACGCGGCGCCCGGTCCGACCAAGCGCAACCAGATCATGTACGGCAAGGCGGGATTCAGTTACATCTACTTCATCTACGGCATGTACTACTGCTTCAACGTGGTAACCGAAAGAGCAGGCTTCCCGGCCGCGGTATTGGTGCGCGCTGCCGAGCCGCTTAATGGTATCCATATCATGAGAGAGCACTCGCCTCGTTCTCGACCCAGCGCTATCCTGAGCGGGCCGGGCAAGTTCTGTCGCTCATTCGGCTTGACCACACGGCAGTCAGGTGTCGATTTGACTGGTCCGGAGCTTTTTCTGTGCGATGATGGATCAGATGCCGGCGAGATCATCGTCACACGACGGATCGGTATCAATAAGGGGGATACGTTGCCGTATCGGTTTTTTGTCGCGGGATCGGAGGCGGTATCGGGCCCGCGCGAGTTGCGGCACTCCCCGATTCCAACAGGTAAGTTTTAG
- a CDS encoding histidinol-phosphatase HisJ family protein, whose protein sequence is MRELDNIVPLNNLGLTDYHCHCDYSIDAVGTIDEYCEAALKRGLAELCFTTHWDTGPLSGDRIRIDGHEKPAVPDNLAPYVDDVLRAREKYYQRGLWVVLGLEYGWYPNCQESVIALKDRYHFDFVLCGVHELDGRCFSCEGCFPNCFPHYSVEQIVDKYVGEIVAAAETGLFNCIAHLDYLRKYGQGFYGPRLNELLLDRLISVAFPVLRSTGTALEVNTSAIRRKFDDYFPRAAIVNAARKAGIEVRYLGSDAHAPDQVGYDFDAAVALVSPWFEAWCED, encoded by the coding sequence ATGCGTGAACTCGACAATATCGTCCCTCTGAACAATCTTGGGCTTACCGACTACCACTGCCATTGCGATTACAGTATCGACGCGGTCGGCACCATCGACGAGTACTGTGAGGCGGCGCTCAAACGCGGGCTGGCCGAGCTGTGTTTCACCACTCACTGGGATACCGGGCCGCTGAGCGGAGATCGAATTCGAATCGACGGCCACGAGAAGCCGGCCGTGCCGGACAACCTGGCGCCGTATGTCGACGACGTCCTTCGAGCGCGCGAAAAGTACTACCAGCGTGGCCTCTGGGTGGTCCTGGGTCTCGAGTACGGTTGGTACCCCAACTGTCAGGAATCGGTAATAGCTCTGAAAGACAGGTACCATTTCGACTTTGTCTTGTGCGGGGTTCATGAATTGGACGGGCGCTGTTTCTCGTGCGAGGGGTGTTTCCCAAACTGCTTTCCGCACTACTCAGTCGAACAGATCGTGGACAAGTACGTGGGCGAGATTGTCGCGGCGGCAGAAACCGGTCTATTCAACTGTATCGCCCATCTCGATTATCTGCGGAAATACGGTCAGGGTTTCTACGGTCCGCGGCTGAACGAACTTTTGCTGGACCGCTTGATCAGCGTGGCGTTCCCGGTGCTCAGGTCTACCGGGACGGCGCTCGAAGTCAATACCTCGGCGATTCGCCGCAAGTTCGACGATTATTTCCCCCGGGCCGCGATCGTGAATGCGGCGCGAAAAGCCGGTATCGAAGTGCGCTACCTTGGATCCGATGCCCACGCTCCCGACCAGGTGGGGTACGATTTCGACGCGGCCGTAGCGCTGGTGTCGCCCTGGTTCGAGGCCTGGTGCGAAGATTGA
- a CDS encoding MBL fold metallo-hydrolase, translating to MATQVHTLVVGPFAANCYLLWERDTAEGLIIDPGAEADEIAQAVDEFQIAPKAILLTHGHGDHIAAVAELKQLYNVPMYIGRGEEELLADPSANISAFFDHPIVAPKPDSSVRDEQLIRVAGIELLVLATPGHTPAGVCYLEEEAGRLFSGDTLFAGSIGRTDLAGGDYEQLIRSIETKIMPLPDNVTVYPGHGPQTTVGTERVSNPFLIKGRYA from the coding sequence ATGGCAACTCAGGTGCACACGCTGGTGGTGGGGCCGTTTGCGGCCAATTGCTACCTCCTCTGGGAAAGAGACACCGCGGAGGGTCTGATTATCGATCCGGGCGCCGAAGCCGATGAGATCGCCCAAGCGGTGGACGAGTTTCAGATCGCCCCCAAGGCTATCCTGCTGACCCACGGGCATGGCGACCATATCGCCGCGGTTGCCGAACTCAAGCAGCTTTACAACGTGCCAATGTACATTGGACGAGGCGAGGAAGAGCTCCTGGCCGACCCAAGCGCCAACATCTCAGCCTTTTTCGACCACCCCATAGTGGCGCCCAAGCCAGATTCTTCGGTCCGCGACGAACAACTGATCCGGGTAGCCGGAATCGAACTTCTGGTCCTGGCCACGCCGGGCCATACGCCGGCCGGGGTTTGCTACCTGGAGGAAGAGGCCGGCCGGTTGTTTAGTGGTGACACGCTGTTCGCAGGATCGATCGGCCGGACCGACCTGGCCGGCGGCGACTATGAGCAGTTGATAAGATCCATCGAGACTAAGATCATGCCCCTGCCTGACAATGTGACGGTGTATCCCGGCCACGGGCCGCAGACCACGGTGGGAACCGAGCGCGTCTCCAATCCGTTCCTTATCAAAGGCCGCTATGCGTGA
- the prfB gene encoding peptide chain release factor 2 (programmed frameshift), with protein sequence MPQLKDRVDKLRGIFDLDERQKKVTELEARTVEAGFWDNNQTAQETLKEVASHKKWIASIESLQRELDDSAELLEIIDPDSPEVAELDRSLTTLSQELGKLELAAMLSGPDDHRNAILTIHPGAGGTESQDWADMLFRMFNRWAERRNFEVELLDYQPGEEAGLKSATLEFKGDYAYGFLQAESGVHRLVRISPFDANARRHTSFASIHVYPVVKDNVEIEIKDEDVRVDTYRSSGAGGQHVNKTSSAIRLTHIPTGIVVTCQSERSQYKNKDAAFTVLKARLYQLHREEEARKMEKFEKAKKKIEWGSQIRSYVFHPYNLVKDHRTLHETSNVQAVMDGDLDPFIQAFLSNPELREQLV encoded by the exons ATACCGCAACTCAAAGACCGTGTGGACAAGCTA CGAGGTATCTTTGACCTCGACGAGCGTCAGAAGAAAGTGACCGAGCTTGAAGCCCGGACGGTCGAGGCCGGTTTCTGGGACAACAATCAGACCGCTCAGGAGACCCTCAAGGAAGTCGCCAGCCACAAGAAGTGGATCGCGTCGATTGAAAGCCTCCAGCGGGAGCTTGACGATTCCGCGGAGCTGCTTGAGATTATCGATCCGGACTCTCCCGAAGTCGCTGAGCTCGATCGTTCACTGACCACACTCTCACAGGAGCTGGGGAAACTCGAACTGGCGGCCATGCTCTCCGGGCCGGACGACCACCGGAACGCCATTTTGACAATCCACCCCGGCGCGGGGGGCACGGAATCTCAGGACTGGGCCGACATGTTGTTCCGGATGTTCAACCGCTGGGCGGAGCGGCGGAATTTCGAGGTCGAACTACTTGACTATCAACCCGGCGAAGAGGCCGGACTAAAATCGGCTACTCTCGAGTTCAAGGGCGACTACGCCTACGGGTTCCTGCAGGCTGAATCCGGGGTGCACCGGCTGGTCCGGATTTCGCCGTTCGACGCCAACGCCCGGCGGCACACGTCGTTCGCCTCGATTCACGTCTACCCGGTCGTGAAAGACAACGTGGAAATCGAAATCAAAGACGAGGACGTGCGAGTCGATACGTACCGGTCTTCCGGCGCAGGCGGCCAGCATGTCAATAAGACGTCGTCGGCTATCCGGCTCACCCATATCCCGACTGGGATTGTCGTAACCTGCCAGTCGGAGAGAAGTCAGTACAAGAACAAAGATGCCGCCTTTACCGTGCTGAAGGCACGGCTCTACCAGCTTCACCGCGAGGAAGAAGCCAGGAAGATGGAGAAGTTCGAGAAGGCCAAGAAGAAGATTGAGTGGGGTTCGCAGATCCGCTCATATGTCTTTCATCCCTACAACCTTGTCAAAGACCATCGCACCCTGCACGAAACCTCAAACGTGCAGGCCGTCATGGACGGTGATCTCGATCCGTTCATCCAGGCGTTTCTGTCCAATCCGGAACTTCGCGAGCAACTTGTTTAG